From one Lotus japonicus ecotype B-129 chromosome 3, LjGifu_v1.2 genomic stretch:
- the LOC130744465 gene encoding uncharacterized protein LOC130744465, translated as MDLSQDNLYQVLCHAPAYLLCKFKSVSSEVDFAREPNFCRQQARNMLQQGDMHIFGFLDIAAPLGLDLYHLFDNGPSPGLPIQFLELFNRHWRILNSWNGLVVVEFERIEVTPPTPCLCNPVTGSWTLLKSPMEEYDNPHELQMHILIFPTDTHGNDFKLICINGAHSRWGPPYVMKEYNPVKNNWEVLENNIEFGARPLDLDQVAVVNDSLYMMSDNFDYGEEQVWPPSPLPYIVKYSPVEKNCNILPLPAEAVHNPFHGAYRVFK; from the coding sequence ATGGATTTGAGTCAAGATAACCTGTATCAGGTGTTATGCCATGCACCCGCATACCTTCTGTGTAAGTTTAAGAGTGTATCTTCAGAAGTAGATTTTGCGAGGGAGCCTAATTTTTGCCGTCAACAAGCCCGCAACATGCTTCAACAGGGCGACATGCACATTTTCGGTTTCCTTGACATCGCAGCACCTTTGGGGCTGGACCTGTATCATTTATTCGATAATGGTCCTTCACCAGGATTACCAATTCAATTCTTGGAATTATTTAACAGACATTGGAGAATCCTCAATTCCTGGAACGGGTTGGTAGTGGTTGAATTTGAGAGAATAGAAGTAACGCCACCAACGCCGTGCTTATGCAACCCCGTGACCGGTTCATGGACCCTCCTAAAATCTCCCATGGAAGAGTACGACAATCCTCATGAACTTCAAATGCATATCCTCATCTTTCCAACTGACACACATGGAAACGATTTCAAGTTGATATGCATTAACGGAGCTCACAGTCGGTGGGGTCCCCCATATGTGATGAAGGAATATAACCCCGTTAAAAATAACTGGGAAGTATTGGAAAATAACATTGAGTTCGGGGCTAGGCCGCTCGATCTTGACCAAGTGGCAGTCGTTAATGATAGTTTGTACATGATGTCAGATAATTTCGATTACGGCGAGGAACAGGTTTGGCCACCGTCTCCATTGCCGTACATAGTGAAATATTCCCCCGTCGAAAAAAATTGTAACATTCTACCTCTTCCTGCTGAGGCTGTTCATAATCCTTTTCATGGTGCATACCGGGTCTTCAAATAG